Proteins encoded by one window of Sulfurospirillum barnesii SES-3:
- a CDS encoding AraC family transcriptional regulator — protein MCYNLRMKHRQSTQNDHLERINEVLFYIHKDLQKNYGVEELASLVAMSPFHFNRVFKERVGESVHGYIKRVKLEHAANLLLFNPHSTISHSMQEVGFSSNASFTQAFKENFGVTPTKWREVDKANEKKDMSFLEKPLHVKIQTMPSFYVAYVRHKGYDRSIKRAWLKLQDWALRQGVAFSQQTMIALHHSNPRFVESSQCHYVACLQLPSSGRFYRNGDVGVMHIPPTLCAVFSLQGVYGDLKKYMDVIYHEWLCASEYEKVALPSFAIYRENHFINADERFDLDFCVPVRFK, from the coding sequence TTGTGCTATAATTTGCGGATGAAACACAGACAAAGTACGCAAAACGATCACCTTGAACGTATCAATGAGGTGCTTTTTTATATTCACAAAGATTTGCAAAAGAACTATGGAGTGGAAGAACTGGCGTCATTGGTTGCGATGTCTCCTTTTCATTTCAATCGTGTCTTTAAAGAGCGAGTTGGCGAGAGTGTGCATGGGTATATTAAACGGGTAAAGTTAGAGCATGCCGCCAATTTACTCCTTTTTAATCCCCATTCTACCATTAGCCATAGCATGCAAGAGGTTGGATTTAGCTCGAATGCTTCTTTCACACAAGCCTTTAAAGAGAATTTTGGTGTGACTCCTACAAAGTGGCGAGAAGTGGATAAGGCAAATGAAAAAAAAGATATGAGTTTTTTGGAAAAACCTTTACATGTAAAGATTCAAACAATGCCTTCCTTTTACGTGGCATACGTAAGGCATAAGGGGTACGATAGAAGTATCAAAAGGGCATGGCTTAAATTGCAAGATTGGGCACTCAGGCAAGGCGTTGCGTTTTCACAACAAACCATGATAGCGTTACACCACAGCAACCCTCGTTTTGTCGAATCGTCACAGTGTCATTATGTTGCGTGTTTGCAGCTTCCTTCTTCGGGTCGTTTTTATCGAAATGGGGATGTTGGGGTTATGCATATTCCTCCAACACTGTGTGCGGTTTTTTCGCTTCAAGGGGTGTATGGTGATTTAAAAAAGTATATGGATGTGATTTATCATGAATGGTTATGTGCAAGCGAGTATGAAAAAGTAGCCCTTCCTTCGTTTGCTATTTATAGAGAAAATCATTTTA
- a CDS encoding PLP-dependent aminotransferase family protein — translation MQTKFAKRVTTASRSFTRTILDLTAQNKIISFAGGLPDAALFPRDAIESHAKTLFETQDNRLFQYSNASGVEALKVEIAKKYLHTTSAQIMLTNGSQQGLDLVCKTFLDEKDCIVVEDPSYLAALGLFHMYNVTIKAAPLSSKGVDTEVLEVLFKEHSPKFFYTIPIFQNPTGYSYTLENRHEVARLAQKYNVILLEDSPYEALRYDGIQTTAFADLLPELTIALGTFSKTLAPDFRIGWMKAPQEIISALTLCKESTDLQNSKFFQHICAKMMQSGELEEHTKILIEYYRPKRDAMVDALHKYFGDSIEFVVPEGGMFIWVNFKKCADSMKLFDVAINKGVAFVPGSVFFADKRISTYGRLNYTNSSLEQIEEGVKALYTAYREIQGA, via the coding sequence ATGCAAACCAAATTTGCAAAACGTGTTACCACCGCATCACGCTCGTTTACACGAACCATTCTCGATTTAACTGCCCAAAATAAAATTATCTCGTTTGCAGGTGGACTTCCTGATGCTGCCTTATTTCCTAGAGATGCTATAGAATCGCATGCAAAAACCCTCTTTGAAACACAAGACAATCGCCTCTTTCAATACAGCAATGCCTCAGGCGTTGAAGCCCTTAAAGTGGAGATCGCTAAGAAATACCTTCATACCACTTCCGCACAGATTATGCTTACCAACGGCTCTCAACAAGGGCTGGATTTGGTCTGTAAAACCTTTTTGGATGAAAAAGATTGCATCGTCGTTGAAGACCCAAGTTACCTAGCCGCCCTTGGTCTGTTTCATATGTACAATGTAACCATCAAAGCAGCACCTCTAAGCTCAAAAGGCGTTGATACGGAAGTTTTGGAAGTTTTATTTAAAGAACATTCACCCAAATTTTTCTATACAATTCCTATTTTTCAAAACCCAACAGGTTATTCCTATACGTTAGAGAATCGTCACGAAGTGGCACGTTTGGCTCAAAAGTACAACGTCATTTTACTTGAAGACAGCCCGTACGAGGCACTTCGTTACGATGGCATTCAAACCACTGCCTTTGCAGATTTGCTCCCAGAACTTACCATTGCACTTGGAACGTTTTCAAAAACACTCGCCCCTGATTTTCGCATCGGTTGGATGAAGGCTCCTCAAGAGATCATCAGTGCCTTAACGCTGTGCAAAGAGAGCACGGATCTTCAAAACTCAAAGTTTTTCCAACACATCTGCGCCAAAATGATGCAAAGTGGCGAGTTAGAAGAACATACCAAAATATTGATCGAATACTACCGCCCTAAACGTGATGCGATGGTAGACGCACTGCATAAATATTTTGGCGATAGCATTGAATTTGTAGTCCCTGAGGGGGGTATGTTTATTTGGGTGAATTTTAAAAAGTGTGCCGATAGTATGAAGCTGTTTGATGTAGCTATCAACAAAGGCGTTGCATTTGTCCCTGGAAGTGTTTTCTTTGCCGATAAACGTATCAGCACTTATGGAAGACTCAACTACACCAACTCAAGCTTAGAACAGATTGAAGAGGGTGTAAAAGCGCTTTATACGGCTTATCGTGAAATACAAGGCGCTTAA